From the genome of Sphingomonas sp. HMP6, one region includes:
- the rpsF gene encoding 30S ribosomal protein S6: MALYEHVFLARQDLAQAQVDALAEMAAGIINGNDGRVVKTENWGLRSLAYKIAKNRKAHYVMLEIDAPGSVIAELERQVQINEDIIRYMTVKIDASEEGPSVMMRKSDRDRERRGDREGGRPDRGDRPDRGDREDRPRRSFDGE, translated from the coding sequence ATGGCTCTATACGAGCACGTGTTCCTTGCGCGCCAGGATCTGGCACAGGCGCAAGTGGACGCACTGGCCGAAATGGCCGCCGGAATCATCAACGGCAATGACGGCCGCGTCGTCAAGACCGAGAATTGGGGCCTGCGCAGCCTCGCCTACAAAATCGCGAAGAACCGCAAGGCGCACTACGTGATGCTTGAGATCGATGCCCCGGGCAGCGTGATCGCAGAGCTGGAGCGCCAGGTTCAGATCAACGAAGACATCATTCGCTACATGACCGTCAAGATCGACGCTTCGGAAGAAGGCCCGAGCGTCATGATGCGCAAGTCGGACCGCGACCGTGAGCGTCGTGGCGACCGCGAAGGTGGCCGTCCTGACCGTGGCGACCGCCCCGATCGTGGTGACCGCGAAGACCGCCCGCGTCGCAGCTTTGACGGCGAATAA
- the mltG gene encoding endolytic transglycosylase MltG, protein MRKFGCLGLILALAAIAGVFFVVQMWGGRGPLARPISVQIAPGSSLASASVQLEKAGAISSASNFRMFAKVFGSDAPIKAGEYRIPAHLSQADILKVLQGTKTIQRFVTIPEGWASVQVKDAIDKTSGLTGTITVAAEGSILPDSYAFQRGDTREFMVQRMQSVMTRYLAKAWAARKPGIAVTSPEQALILASIVEKETGKPSERTMVAGVYSNRLKQGMKLQADPTILYPHTAGRPLGRRIPGLWVSEVNGYNTYAMVGLPKGPICNPGRASIDAVLNPAKTSALYFVADGSGGHVFADTLEQHNANVAKWRAYRAEKGI, encoded by the coding sequence ATGCGCAAGTTCGGCTGCCTTGGTCTGATCCTGGCGCTCGCGGCGATCGCGGGGGTGTTCTTCGTCGTCCAGATGTGGGGCGGTCGCGGTCCGCTGGCGCGGCCGATCAGTGTCCAGATCGCGCCTGGCAGCAGCTTGGCCAGCGCATCGGTTCAACTCGAAAAGGCCGGGGCGATCTCCTCGGCGAGCAATTTCCGCATGTTCGCGAAGGTCTTTGGATCCGACGCGCCGATCAAGGCGGGCGAATATCGCATCCCGGCGCATCTCAGTCAGGCCGATATCCTGAAGGTGCTGCAAGGCACCAAGACGATCCAGCGCTTCGTCACGATTCCCGAAGGCTGGGCCTCAGTTCAGGTCAAGGACGCGATCGACAAGACCAGCGGCCTGACCGGCACGATTACCGTCGCGGCCGAGGGCAGCATCCTGCCCGACAGTTACGCCTTCCAGCGCGGCGACACGCGGGAGTTCATGGTCCAGCGGATGCAAAGTGTGATGACGCGTTATCTCGCCAAGGCCTGGGCCGCACGCAAGCCAGGGATCGCGGTGACCAGCCCTGAGCAAGCGCTGATCCTCGCCTCGATCGTCGAGAAGGAAACCGGCAAGCCAAGCGAACGCACGATGGTCGCCGGAGTCTATTCCAACCGGCTGAAGCAAGGGATGAAGCTGCAAGCCGACCCGACGATTCTGTATCCCCACACCGCAGGTCGCCCGCTTGGCCGCCGCATTCCGGGGCTGTGGGTGAGCGAGGTCAATGGCTACAACACCTATGCGATGGTCGGCCTGCCCAAGGGCCCGATCTGCAATCCTGGCCGCGCGAGCATCGATGCGGTGCTCAATCCCGCCAAGACCAGCGCGCTGTATTTCGTGGCGGATGGGTCGGGCGGACATGTGTTCGCCGATACGCTGGAACAGCATAACGCGAATGTCGCGAAGTGGCGCGCGTATCGGGCGGAGAAGGGGATCTGA
- a CDS encoding energy transducer TonB, with translation MVKLSIACALLVPICTVPAWGQNTQSKTTVWISDSDYPAESLRAGEEGDVTASWTIGTDGRVSDCKIVVSSGHPLLDEATCKAMTLRARYTPAFDRLGKPIASQQSRKFAWRLPR, from the coding sequence ATGGTCAAGTTGTCAATCGCATGCGCTCTTCTTGTACCGATCTGCACCGTCCCAGCCTGGGGCCAGAACACCCAATCGAAAACCACGGTTTGGATTAGCGACAGCGACTACCCTGCGGAATCGCTTCGCGCGGGGGAGGAAGGGGATGTCACGGCGAGTTGGACAATCGGTACAGACGGTCGTGTATCCGATTGCAAGATCGTGGTATCTAGTGGTCATCCCTTACTGGATGAAGCGACTTGCAAAGCCATGACGCTTCGGGCGCGATACACTCCGGCGTTCGACCGGCTCGGCAAGCCCATAGCTTCGCAACAATCGCGCAAATTCGCTTGGCGGTTGCCTCGCTAG
- the eda gene encoding bifunctional 4-hydroxy-2-oxoglutarate aldolase/2-dehydro-3-deoxy-phosphogluconate aldolase, whose amino-acid sequence MSIETVMRTSAVIPVLVIDDAATARPLAEALVAGGLKVLEVTLRTPAALDAIREMKKVAGAIVGAGTVVNPDQFAQAMDAGAEFIVSPGLAERIAQPIIASGVPFLPGIANAADIMLGLDLGLTHFKFFPAEANGGLKALKALAAPFYQCRFCPTGGITEASAAEWLGFAPVLCVGGSWVTPKDASMAEVEAIARAANALRVN is encoded by the coding sequence ATGAGTATCGAAACCGTGATGCGCACCAGTGCGGTCATCCCCGTGCTCGTGATCGACGATGCCGCGACCGCGCGACCGTTGGCCGAGGCGCTGGTCGCGGGTGGCCTGAAGGTGCTCGAAGTGACGCTGCGCACCCCCGCCGCGCTCGACGCGATCCGCGAGATGAAGAAGGTCGCGGGCGCGATCGTCGGCGCGGGCACGGTCGTGAACCCCGATCAGTTCGCGCAGGCAATGGACGCCGGTGCCGAGTTCATCGTTTCACCCGGGCTGGCCGAGCGGATTGCGCAGCCGATCATCGCCAGCGGCGTGCCGTTCCTTCCCGGCATCGCCAACGCCGCCGACATCATGCTGGGGCTCGATCTCGGCCTGACCCACTTCAAATTCTTCCCGGCCGAGGCGAATGGCGGGCTGAAGGCGCTGAAAGCCCTCGCCGCGCCGTTCTACCAATGCCGCTTCTGCCCGACCGGCGGCATCACCGAAGCGAGCGCGGCCGAGTGGCTGGGGTTCGCGCCTGTGCTGTGCGTAGGTGGAAGCTGGGTGACGCCCAAGGACGCGAGCATGGCCGAGGTGGAAGCCATCGCGCGGGCGGCGAACGCGTTGCGGGTAAACTAG
- the fabF gene encoding beta-ketoacyl-ACP synthase II, protein MRRVVVTGLGLVTPLGADVETAWANLLASKSGAGPITRFDATDYKCRIACEVKPADHPYGFDPNKRVDHKVQRQVDPFIIFGIDAAGQALEDAGLLDMTQEQKYRAGCSIGAGIGGLPGIASESIVLHEKGPSRVSPHFVHGRLINLITGQVQIKYGLMGPNHAVVTACSTGAHSIGDAARMIAMDDADVMLAGGSEGAICPLGIAGFAQARALSTNFNDTPERGSRPYDKDRDGFVMGEGAGVVCLEEYEHAKARGAKIYAEVIGYGLSGDAYHVTAPHPEGSGAFRSMEMAMRKSGLQLSDIDYVNAHGTSTPLGDELELNAVRRLFGDNIATMSMSSTKSAIGHLLGGAGAVESIFCILAMRDQIVPPTLNLDNPSDNCAGVDLVPHVAKKRSVKAVLNNSFGFGGTNASLVMKAM, encoded by the coding sequence ATGCGGCGTGTTGTCGTAACCGGATTGGGGCTTGTGACGCCGCTGGGTGCCGATGTGGAGACAGCTTGGGCGAATCTTCTCGCCTCGAAGTCGGGCGCTGGCCCGATCACGCGCTTCGACGCGACCGACTATAAGTGTCGGATCGCGTGCGAAGTGAAGCCGGCCGATCACCCTTATGGCTTCGATCCGAACAAGCGCGTGGACCACAAGGTTCAGCGTCAGGTCGATCCGTTCATCATCTTTGGCATCGATGCGGCTGGGCAGGCGCTGGAAGACGCCGGGCTCCTCGACATGACACAGGAGCAGAAATATCGCGCAGGGTGCTCGATCGGCGCCGGTATCGGCGGACTTCCAGGGATCGCGTCCGAATCGATCGTGCTGCACGAAAAGGGTCCGAGCCGCGTCTCGCCGCATTTCGTGCATGGTCGTTTGATCAATTTGATCACCGGTCAGGTGCAGATTAAATATGGTCTGATGGGACCGAACCATGCAGTGGTGACGGCCTGCTCGACGGGCGCGCATTCGATTGGTGATGCCGCGCGGATGATCGCGATGGATGACGCCGACGTGATGCTCGCGGGAGGGTCCGAAGGCGCGATCTGTCCGCTGGGTATCGCCGGCTTTGCCCAGGCGCGCGCGCTCTCGACCAATTTCAACGACACGCCCGAACGTGGCAGCCGCCCGTACGACAAGGATCGCGACGGCTTCGTGATGGGCGAGGGCGCTGGCGTCGTCTGCCTCGAGGAATATGAGCATGCCAAGGCGCGTGGCGCGAAGATCTACGCCGAGGTAATCGGCTATGGCCTTTCGGGCGATGCGTATCACGTCACCGCGCCACACCCGGAAGGCTCCGGCGCGTTCCGGTCGATGGAAATGGCGATGCGCAAGTCCGGGCTGCAACTTTCCGACATCGACTATGTCAACGCGCACGGCACTTCGACGCCGCTGGGCGACGAGCTTGAACTGAACGCAGTGCGTCGCCTGTTCGGGGACAATATCGCAACGATGTCAATGAGCTCAACCAAGTCAGCGATCGGGCATTTGCTCGGCGGTGCCGGCGCGGTCGAGAGCATCTTCTGCATCCTGGCGATGCGCGACCAGATCGTGCCGCCGACGCTCAATCTGGACAACCCAAGCGACAATTGCGCGGGCGTCGACCTCGTGCCGCACGTCGCGAAGAAGCGCAGCGTGAAGGCCGTGCTCAACAATTCCTTCGGCTTTGGCGGCACCAACGCCAGCCTCGTCATGAAGGCGATGTAA
- the glk gene encoding glucokinase, with translation MQLVSVDLGGTHARFALAEVAEGRVVSLGEPATLKTAEFASLQTAWQAFEQQVGSPLPRAAAIGIASPIGGELIKMTNNSWIIRPALISERLNVDTYVLINDFGAIGHAVAQVAPEHFTHVCGPDVALPESGAITVCGPGTGLGVAQVLRAKDGYHVIETEGGHQDFAPLDGIEDALLKRLRKTFTRVSMERVVAGPGIVAIYQTLAEIEGRAIQQIDDKAIWTLALEGGDSLALAALDRFCLALGAVAGDLALAHGPTAVVIAGGLGLRLKDRLLQSGFEQRFTAKGRFQGLMKSVPVKIITHPQPGLFGAAAAFAQEHAQ, from the coding sequence ATGCAGTTGGTGAGCGTAGATCTTGGCGGCACCCACGCGCGCTTTGCGCTGGCCGAGGTAGCCGAGGGCCGCGTCGTGTCGCTTGGCGAGCCTGCCACCCTCAAGACTGCCGAATTCGCCAGCCTGCAAACCGCGTGGCAGGCATTCGAGCAGCAGGTCGGCAGCCCCCTGCCCCGCGCCGCAGCGATCGGCATCGCGTCGCCGATCGGCGGCGAGTTGATCAAGATGACCAACAATTCTTGGATCATCCGCCCGGCGCTGATCTCGGAACGGCTCAATGTCGATACGTACGTCCTGATCAACGATTTCGGCGCGATCGGCCATGCGGTCGCGCAAGTCGCGCCCGAGCATTTCACGCACGTGTGTGGCCCGGACGTGGCACTGCCGGAAAGCGGCGCAATCACCGTCTGTGGCCCCGGCACCGGCCTTGGCGTAGCACAGGTGTTGCGCGCGAAGGACGGCTATCACGTCATCGAGACCGAAGGCGGGCATCAGGATTTCGCGCCGCTCGACGGGATCGAGGATGCGCTGCTCAAGCGGCTGCGTAAGACCTTCACGCGCGTCTCGATGGAGCGCGTCGTGGCAGGGCCGGGGATCGTCGCGATCTACCAGACGCTCGCCGAAATCGAAGGCCGCGCGATCCAGCAAATCGACGACAAGGCGATCTGGACGCTGGCGCTGGAAGGCGGCGACAGCCTCGCGCTCGCCGCGCTCGACCGTTTCTGCCTCGCGCTGGGGGCAGTGGCGGGCGATCTGGCGCTGGCGCATGGTCCGACCGCTGTCGTCATCGCCGGTGGCCTCGGCTTGCGGCTCAAGGACCGGTTGCTGCAATCCGGCTTCGAACAGCGCTTCACCGCCAAAGGCCGGTTCCAGGGGCTGATGAAATCGGTTCCGGTTAAGATCATCACCCACCCGCAGCCCGGCCTGTTCGGCGCGGCGGCAGCCTTTGCACAGGAACATGCCCAATGA
- a CDS encoding acyl carrier protein has product MSETADRVKKIVVEHLGVEADKVTEDASFIDDLGADSLDIVELVMAFEEEFEVEIPDDAAEKITTVKDAITFIDEHKS; this is encoded by the coding sequence ATGAGCGAGACCGCAGACCGCGTTAAGAAAATCGTCGTCGAGCATCTCGGCGTAGAAGCCGACAAGGTGACCGAGGACGCGAGCTTCATCGACGATCTGGGCGCAGACAGCCTCGACATCGTCGAGCTGGTGATGGCGTTCGAAGAGGAATTCGAAGTCGAGATCCCCGACGATGCCGCCGAGAAGATCACGACCGTGAAGGACGCAATCACCTTCATCGACGAGCACAAGAGCTGA
- the fabG gene encoding 3-oxoacyl-[acyl-carrier-protein] reductase, producing MFDLTGMTALVTGASGGIGSAIAHALAAQGARLAVSGSNVAKLEAFRDSLGGDHVALPCDLSDGAAVDALVPAAVEALGGKLDILVNNGGITRDNLVMRMKDEEWDAVIRVNLEAAFRLARAAARPMMKARFGRIVSITSVVGTTGNPGQANYAASKGALTAMSKALAQELASRGITVNCVAPGFIASPMTDGLPDAQKDALNARIPMGKMGEGADIGAAVVYLASREAGYVTGQTLHVNGGMAMI from the coding sequence ATGTTCGATCTGACAGGCATGACCGCGCTGGTGACCGGCGCTTCGGGAGGGATCGGTTCGGCGATCGCACACGCGCTGGCAGCGCAGGGAGCGCGGCTAGCTGTTTCCGGTTCGAATGTCGCAAAGCTTGAGGCGTTTCGCGACAGCCTGGGCGGCGATCATGTCGCGTTGCCGTGCGACCTCTCCGATGGCGCGGCGGTCGATGCGCTCGTGCCGGCCGCTGTCGAAGCCCTCGGTGGTAAGCTCGATATCCTCGTCAACAATGGCGGCATCACGCGCGACAATCTCGTCATGCGGATGAAGGACGAGGAATGGGATGCGGTGATCCGCGTAAACCTCGAAGCCGCGTTCCGCCTTGCTCGCGCGGCCGCGCGGCCGATGATGAAGGCGCGCTTCGGGCGGATCGTCTCAATCACATCGGTCGTCGGCACCACGGGCAACCCGGGCCAAGCCAATTATGCTGCGTCCAAAGGCGCTTTGACCGCGATGTCCAAGGCACTGGCGCAGGAACTCGCCAGTCGCGGAATCACCGTCAATTGCGTCGCGCCCGGCTTTATTGCCTCGCCGATGACCGACGGATTGCCCGATGCGCAAAAGGATGCGCTCAACGCGCGCATCCCGATGGGCAAAATGGGCGAGGGCGCTGACATCGGTGCAGCGGTGGTCTATCTCGCGAGCCGCGAAGCCGGCTACGTCACCGGCCAGACCTTGCACGTCAATGGCGGGATGGCGATGATCTGA
- the mutL gene encoding DNA mismatch repair endonuclease MutL, protein MSIRRLPEHLVNRIAAGEVVERPASALKELVENAIDAGATRIAIRLGGGGTDLVEVTDDGSGMTPSDMALALERHATSKLPDEFIENVATLGFRGEALPSIASVARMTLESRPRGSEGWTRVVDNGVLVSEGPAAIPPGTRVRVEALFERVPARRKFLRSPRSEFAACIDVVKRLAMARPDIGFSVEHDGRRSLGVTGGESLPDRVAALTDRGLVDNGVGVDFVREGIGLGGIAGLPTFNRGVADHQYLFVNGRPVKDRLLIGAIRGAYAEMMPRDRHAVVALFLDVPPDAVDVNVHPAKTEVRFRDPALVRGLIVSGLRRALDEAGHRSQHAPKEAMAAWSSEPLEAATPSPSPALWGEGRGEREWETPRSTNPYALNERRTFFTPPPQARAEPAYAPPPETTDYPLGVARGQVAKTYIVAESPDGLILVDQHAAHERLVLERMRKAMANGGVASQALLLPEVIELDEPACDRLEARAAELSEFGLDLDRFGPRAMLVRGVPAMLGQGDVIGLVTDLADELAAFDEALSLKERLDHVAATMACHGSVRAGRVLSVAEMNALLREMEVTPHSGQCNHGRPTWVKLAHGDIEKLFGRR, encoded by the coding sequence ATGTCAATACGCCGCCTGCCCGAACATCTCGTCAATCGCATCGCAGCCGGTGAAGTGGTCGAACGGCCCGCCAGCGCGTTGAAGGAACTGGTCGAAAACGCGATCGATGCAGGCGCGACCCGCATCGCGATACGCCTTGGCGGAGGTGGCACCGATCTTGTCGAGGTGACCGACGACGGGTCCGGCATGACGCCGTCCGACATGGCGCTCGCGCTGGAGCGGCATGCCACATCGAAGCTGCCCGACGAATTCATCGAAAACGTCGCAACGCTCGGATTTCGCGGCGAAGCGTTACCCTCGATTGCGAGTGTCGCGCGGATGACCTTGGAGAGTCGGCCACGCGGGAGCGAGGGTTGGACGCGGGTGGTCGATAATGGCGTCTTGGTGTCGGAAGGGCCTGCCGCGATTCCCCCCGGTACGCGGGTCCGGGTCGAGGCGCTGTTCGAACGCGTGCCGGCGCGGCGCAAGTTCCTGCGCTCACCCCGCAGCGAATTCGCCGCGTGTATCGATGTCGTCAAGCGTCTCGCCATGGCGCGGCCCGATATCGGATTCTCGGTCGAGCATGACGGGCGGCGCTCGCTCGGCGTGACGGGCGGCGAAAGCTTGCCCGACCGGGTCGCGGCGCTGACCGACCGCGGGCTGGTGGACAATGGCGTCGGGGTGGATTTCGTGCGCGAAGGCATCGGGCTGGGCGGGATTGCGGGCCTGCCGACCTTCAACCGCGGCGTGGCGGATCACCAATATCTGTTCGTCAATGGTCGCCCGGTGAAGGACCGCCTGCTGATCGGCGCGATTCGCGGTGCCTATGCGGAGATGATGCCGCGTGATCGCCATGCGGTGGTCGCGCTGTTCCTCGACGTGCCGCCCGATGCGGTCGATGTGAACGTGCATCCGGCCAAGACCGAGGTCCGCTTTCGGGATCCGGCGCTGGTGCGCGGGCTGATCGTCAGTGGTTTGCGGCGCGCGCTCGATGAGGCCGGGCACCGGTCGCAGCACGCACCGAAAGAGGCGATGGCGGCGTGGAGTAGCGAACCGCTGGAAGCGGCTACACCGTCTCCCTCTCCCGCCTTATGGGGAGAGGGCCGGGGAGAGAGGGAGTGGGAAACACCCCGCTCGACCAATCCATACGCGCTCAACGAACGTCGCACCTTCTTCACCCCACCGCCGCAAGCGCGCGCTGAACCCGCCTATGCGCCGCCCCCCGAAACCACTGATTACCCGCTCGGCGTCGCACGCGGACAGGTCGCCAAGACCTATATCGTCGCCGAAAGCCCCGACGGGCTGATCCTGGTCGACCAGCACGCCGCGCACGAACGGCTCGTACTGGAGCGGATGCGCAAGGCGATGGCGAACGGTGGCGTGGCGTCGCAAGCGCTGTTGCTCCCCGAAGTGATCGAACTCGACGAACCGGCATGCGACCGGCTGGAAGCGCGCGCGGCGGAGCTGAGCGAGTTCGGGCTCGACCTCGACCGCTTCGGCCCGCGCGCGATGTTGGTGCGCGGCGTGCCCGCGATGTTGGGGCAGGGCGACGTGATCGGTCTCGTCACCGATCTCGCCGACGAACTCGCCGCCTTCGACGAAGCGTTGAGCTTGAAAGAACGCCTCGACCATGTCGCCGCGACGATGGCGTGCCACGGTTCGGTCCGCGCCGGGCGGGTGCTGTCGGTCGCCGAGATGAACGCGCTGCTCCGCGAAATGGAGGTCACGCCGCATTCGGGCCAGTGCAACCACGGTCGCCCGACCTGGGTGAAGCTGGCGCATGGCGATATCGAAAAGCTGTTCGGACGCCGGTAA
- the rpsR gene encoding 30S ribosomal protein S18, which yields MARPFFRRRKSCPFSAKDAPRIDYKDVRLLQGFVSERGKIVPSRITSVSGKKQRELAQAIKRSRHLGLLPYIVK from the coding sequence ATGGCACGCCCATTTTTCCGCCGTCGCAAGTCCTGCCCTTTCTCGGCCAAGGATGCCCCCCGGATCGACTATAAGGACGTCCGTCTGCTGCAGGGCTTCGTGTCCGAGCGTGGCAAGATCGTCCCGAGCCGCATCACTTCGGTGAGCGGCAAGAAGCAGCGCGAACTCGCCCAGGCGATCAAGCGTTCGCGCCATCTGGGCTTGCTGCCCTACATCGTTAAGTAA
- the fabD gene encoding ACP S-malonyltransferase, which produces MRAFIFPGQGSQSVGMGQALAAASPAARAVFQEVDDALGQNLFRLMTEGPTDALELTENAQPAIMANAIATLRVLEQEGGVRLADKAAYVAGHSLGEYTALCAAGAIDLATTARLLKHRGLAMQAAVPVGLGAMAVLLGADLDKARAIAEAAAKGETCTVANDNDPSQVVLSGDRGAIERAVAIAKDMGAKRAMLLQVSAPFHCPLMQPAADAMEKALDEARIAAPLVPLFANVTAAPVADADTIRRLLVEQVTGMVRWRESVLAMHAAGVDRFVEFGGKVLTPMVKRIAPDAAGTSVVTMDDVEALVKTL; this is translated from the coding sequence ATGCGAGCGTTCATTTTTCCAGGGCAAGGGAGTCAGTCGGTCGGCATGGGTCAAGCGCTCGCCGCCGCAAGCCCGGCCGCGCGCGCTGTGTTTCAGGAGGTCGATGATGCGCTCGGCCAGAACCTTTTCCGCCTGATGACCGAGGGTCCGACGGATGCGCTTGAACTGACCGAGAATGCGCAGCCCGCGATCATGGCGAACGCGATCGCAACGCTCCGCGTGCTGGAACAGGAAGGCGGCGTTCGTCTGGCCGACAAGGCGGCCTATGTCGCGGGCCATTCGCTCGGCGAATATACCGCTTTGTGCGCGGCGGGTGCGATCGATCTGGCGACGACGGCGCGGCTGCTGAAGCATCGTGGGCTTGCGATGCAGGCGGCCGTGCCGGTCGGCCTTGGCGCTATGGCCGTGTTGCTTGGTGCCGATCTCGACAAGGCGCGCGCGATCGCCGAGGCGGCAGCCAAAGGCGAAACGTGCACCGTCGCCAATGACAATGATCCGTCGCAAGTCGTCTTGTCGGGCGATCGCGGCGCAATTGAACGCGCGGTCGCGATTGCCAAGGACATGGGGGCCAAGCGCGCGATGCTGCTGCAAGTCTCCGCCCCGTTCCACTGCCCGCTGATGCAGCCGGCCGCGGATGCAATGGAAAAGGCGTTGGATGAGGCGCGGATTGCCGCACCCCTGGTGCCGCTTTTCGCCAATGTCACGGCGGCACCGGTCGCTGATGCGGACACGATCCGGCGCCTTCTGGTCGAGCAGGTCACTGGCATGGTGCGTTGGCGCGAATCGGTGTTGGCGATGCACGCGGCTGGTGTCGATCGCTTCGTCGAATTCGGCGGAAAGGTGCTGACCCCGATGGTCAAGCGCATCGCGCCAGATGCTGCAGGGACCAGCGTGGTAACGATGGACGATGTCGAGGCATTGGTTAAAACCCTTTAA
- the rplI gene encoding 50S ribosomal protein L9, with amino-acid sequence MDIILLERVEKLGNIGDVVKVKDGFARNFLLPNKKALRSNEANRKVFEKNREKIVADNAERRGEAETEAKTIDGITLTLIRQSSNTGQLYGSVAVRDLIDALEADGHKLPKSAIALNKPIKAIGLYDVKVALHPEVTVTIKVNVARSPEEAKMQADGVNVMEAMFEKDEAGFVEAYDPNAEPGATAEVSGDDTQAEAQPEA; translated from the coding sequence ATGGATATCATCCTGCTGGAGCGCGTCGAGAAGCTCGGTAACATTGGCGATGTCGTCAAGGTGAAGGACGGGTTCGCCCGCAACTTCCTGCTGCCGAACAAGAAGGCGCTTCGCTCCAACGAAGCCAACCGCAAGGTCTTCGAAAAGAACCGCGAGAAGATCGTGGCCGACAATGCCGAGCGTCGCGGTGAAGCCGAGACCGAAGCAAAGACGATCGACGGCATCACGCTGACGCTGATCCGCCAGTCGTCCAACACCGGCCAGCTTTACGGTTCGGTCGCGGTGCGCGATCTGATCGACGCGCTTGAGGCCGATGGCCACAAGCTGCCGAAGTCGGCAATCGCGCTCAACAAGCCGATCAAGGCGATCGGCCTGTACGACGTAAAGGTTGCTTTGCATCCCGAAGTCACCGTCACGATCAAGGTCAACGTCGCACGTTCGCCCGAAGAGGCGAAAATGCAGGCCGATGGCGTCAACGTCATGGAAGCGATGTTCGAAAAGGACGAAGCCGGCTTCGTCGAGGCGTACGATCCCAATGCAGAGCCGGGCGCGACTGCTGAAGTCAGCGGCGACGACACCCAGGCCGAGGCACAGCCCGAAGCCTGA
- a CDS encoding RcnB family protein, with the protein MKKLFIALLATAAVASPIAAEAQQNRNDRQTTVIRQQPNGRTVVTKRTVTRPNHYRKWNKGQRFDRRYAQNYQEIRDWRQYRGRRLYAPPRGYRWVRSGNDAVLIAVTGGLIGAVLGGAFR; encoded by the coding sequence ATGAAGAAACTTTTCATTGCATTGCTCGCGACCGCTGCCGTCGCCAGCCCGATCGCCGCGGAAGCGCAGCAGAATCGCAACGACCGCCAGACGACGGTCATCCGCCAGCAGCCAAACGGCCGTACCGTCGTCACCAAGCGGACCGTCACGCGCCCCAACCATTATCGCAAGTGGAACAAGGGCCAGCGCTTCGACCGCCGCTATGCGCAGAATTACCAGGAAATCCGCGATTGGCGGCAGTATCGCGGGCGTCGACTCTATGCCCCGCCGCGCGGCTATCGCTGGGTTCGTTCGGGCAATGACGCGGTACTGATCGCGGTTACGGGTGGCCTGATCGGCGCAGTGTTGGGCGGCGCGTTCAGATAA